In the genome of Leptospira inadai serovar Lyme str. 10, one region contains:
- a CDS encoding SpoIIE family protein phosphatase, which yields MVNFFRKVRNAALVCFLFLSIPIYVLGAEEVLPVYPLSGHMSGIALNKFMLIRSTDRDSEQNNQSQAIEVDQAWTPVTKDSLSLSFTDEIFWLRFKVKSPKQEGSFNWYLVLNNPGMENLMIFQREEYGPSAWREIGRDQRISYMNPAYAIETDSNSEHEFLVRASSRRSVVLNFQAWSPLEFSSRIQTENLLLGVFFGAIGVMLVYNGFLAFVVKDSSYFFYVFYLLFYALWQLAVSGIGAQYLIRISPIGWNDYLVGFAFLSVAFSLLFTRSFLHMERETGWKDWAFLILSVFAILGFFVSLIPSAYGFMMKAVSWYPFLAAGLVVYSGFLRLRKGYRPARYFLLAWSVLIASVLVTAMRNLSWIPDSFFAHWSAQFGSVIEMTLLSFALADRIKTLEKDSLQARLENYDSQLKLTEIEQELKIARELQEAILPDQLPQVPNLKLSVRSEFASSVGGDFYDFHYIGSDKLGIFLSDVSGHGIPAAIIASMVKLAFSIEARNHEDPAEVLRNINRSLSGKYGKHYITAAYLLVDGSTGKVTYSNAGHPPLVAIARSSGTAKEIYLPGWIMGMDPSLKNSVKEFQLEPGDRLIIYTDGITEARNNKGEIFGFQRFYKLLGENIGLSGEIMAEALFKTVREFTGNRKHFEDDLTLIVLDFQPAPEVSPVTEATSILSKN from the coding sequence TTGGTCAATTTTTTCCGGAAAGTCCGGAATGCGGCTCTAGTTTGCTTTCTTTTCCTGAGCATACCGATTTATGTTCTAGGAGCGGAGGAAGTCCTACCCGTATACCCACTCTCCGGCCATATGTCCGGAATCGCGTTAAATAAGTTTATGCTTATTCGCTCCACTGATCGCGATTCCGAACAAAACAATCAATCTCAAGCGATCGAGGTAGATCAGGCATGGACGCCCGTGACCAAGGATAGCCTTTCATTAAGTTTTACTGATGAGATATTCTGGCTCCGATTTAAGGTAAAATCTCCTAAACAGGAGGGAAGTTTCAATTGGTATCTGGTGTTGAACAATCCAGGTATGGAAAATCTTATGATTTTTCAGAGGGAAGAATACGGACCATCTGCCTGGCGTGAAATCGGAAGAGATCAACGTATTTCTTATATGAATCCCGCTTATGCCATCGAGACGGATTCGAATTCGGAACATGAATTTCTGGTTAGAGCTTCCAGTCGTCGTTCGGTAGTTCTCAATTTTCAAGCCTGGTCGCCGCTAGAGTTTTCGAGTCGAATCCAAACGGAGAATTTACTTCTGGGTGTTTTTTTCGGCGCAATCGGAGTCATGTTAGTATATAACGGATTTCTTGCATTCGTCGTAAAGGATTCCAGTTATTTTTTCTACGTTTTCTATCTTCTATTCTACGCGCTTTGGCAACTTGCAGTGTCGGGAATCGGAGCCCAATATCTAATTCGTATTTCCCCGATCGGCTGGAACGATTATCTCGTCGGCTTTGCATTTCTTTCCGTTGCGTTCTCGCTTTTGTTTACACGATCTTTTTTACACATGGAGCGGGAGACAGGCTGGAAGGATTGGGCTTTCCTAATCTTATCGGTCTTTGCCATATTAGGTTTCTTTGTTTCTTTAATTCCTTCGGCTTACGGTTTTATGATGAAAGCCGTCTCTTGGTATCCGTTTCTGGCTGCCGGTTTGGTCGTCTATTCCGGTTTTTTACGACTCCGCAAAGGCTATCGCCCTGCTCGTTATTTTCTACTTGCATGGTCGGTGCTGATCGCATCCGTTTTAGTTACCGCGATGCGCAATCTTTCTTGGATTCCGGATTCGTTCTTCGCTCATTGGTCGGCTCAATTCGGTTCGGTTATCGAAATGACTCTACTATCGTTTGCTCTTGCGGATAGAATCAAAACTTTGGAAAAGGATTCTCTCCAGGCCAGACTCGAAAACTACGATAGTCAGCTCAAGTTGACGGAGATTGAACAAGAGCTGAAAATTGCCCGCGAATTGCAGGAAGCGATTCTTCCCGATCAACTTCCGCAAGTACCCAATTTAAAATTATCCGTTAGAAGCGAATTTGCCAGTTCCGTCGGAGGGGATTTTTACGATTTTCATTACATAGGTTCGGATAAATTGGGAATTTTTCTTTCCGACGTTTCCGGTCATGGAATTCCCGCGGCCATCATCGCTTCGATGGTAAAGTTGGCTTTTTCCATAGAGGCCAGAAACCATGAAGACCCTGCGGAAGTTTTACGGAATATAAATCGTTCTTTGAGCGGTAAATACGGAAAACATTATATAACTGCGGCCTATTTACTCGTCGACGGATCGACCGGAAAGGTGACGTATTCGAATGCGGGACACCCACCGTTAGTCGCCATTGCCAGAAGTTCCGGTACGGCCAAAGAGATATATTTGCCCGGTTGGATAATGGGAATGGATCCGAGTTTAAAGAATTCGGTAAAGGAGTTTCAGCTGGAACCCGGCGACCGACTAATCATTTATACCGACGGAATAACCGAAGCTAGAAATAATAAAGGAGAGATTTTCGGTTTTCAAAGGTTTTATAAATTGCTCGGAGAGAATATCGGTTTGTCCGGAGAAATCATGGCCGAGGCCTTGTTTAAAACCGTACGGGAATTTACGGGAAACCGGAAGCATTTTGAAGACGACCTTACGCTGATCGTCTTGGATTTTCAGCCGGCTCCCGAAGTAAGTCCCGTAACGGAAGCTACTTCAATCCTTTCAAAAAACTAA
- a CDS encoding EVE domain-containing protein gives MNYWLFKTEPDAFSIDDLKASPGKTAPWEGVRNYQARNYLRDQVKKKDLVLFYHSSTKPTAIMGLAEVVKDGYPDHFAFDPKHKYYDPKSKPDAPTWYMVDLKFKEKFSRAISLEELKSHGKLKDMVLLQKGGRLSIQPVSREQFFYVCNLAGAKNLPG, from the coding sequence ATGAATTATTGGCTTTTTAAAACCGAGCCGGATGCGTTTTCCATCGATGATCTAAAAGCTTCTCCGGGGAAAACCGCTCCCTGGGAAGGCGTCAGGAATTATCAGGCGAGAAATTATTTAAGGGACCAGGTCAAAAAAAAAGACTTGGTTCTTTTCTATCATAGTAGTACAAAACCGACTGCGATAATGGGTTTAGCGGAGGTTGTAAAGGACGGATATCCGGATCATTTCGCCTTCGACCCCAAACATAAGTACTACGATCCTAAGAGTAAGCCGGATGCGCCTACTTGGTACATGGTCGATCTGAAATTTAAAGAAAAATTTTCTCGCGCAATTTCCCTGGAAGAATTAAAATCCCACGGGAAACTGAAGGATATGGTGCTCTTGCAAAAAGGGGGCCGCCTATCGATTCAACCGGTTAGTCGAGAACAATTTTTTTACGTCTGCAATTTAGCCGGGGCGAAGAACCTTCCCGGTTGA
- the ftsH gene encoding ATP-dependent zinc metalloprotease FtsH, translated as MNNNNKGLRLLILFIVGIVVVAYYGPQIKNYVDRSPKSIPFSQFMNMLEPDGSKPIGKLVKNAKIPGCEKLIMERDVVEGCYEPMDSTSKEPVRFRTTIAPIDKELLTSLRRSNMDFEFVSAEDGRGFGMLSSFLLLGIVAIFVFYFFIMRQVQSTGNKAFSFGKSKAKLTVDPKVKVSFADVAGCEEAKTELVEIIEFLKDPKKFQSMGARIPTGVLLIGPPGTGKTLLARAVAGEAGVPFFSISGSDFVEMFVGVGASRVRDLFDQGKKNSPCIIFIDEIDAVGRLRGAGWGGGHDEREQTLNQMLVEMDGFEKNEGVIVMAATNRADVLDPALLRPGRFDRQVMVDLPDLNGREQILKVHSRKVPLTSDISLNSIARGTPGFTGADLSNLINEAALLAARKNKKRVTQDELEEARDKVMMGPERRSFFISEKEKEVIAYHEAGHAILGTLLAYTEPVHKVTIIPRGRALGLTQSLPTEDKHIHTKAYWLDQIVVCMGGFIAEEYKFKMTSTGSSNDIQQATNIARRMVCDWGMSEKLGTINYGSGHENPFVGRDMGQSNKTTSEEFAALIDKEIRDIVQTCLNKGRELVRKNSAKFENLAKALLAKETVNHDELMAIVHPANEEPRKKTEKPAKKEKSSGIPTKPAYSTGVE; from the coding sequence ATGAATAACAATAATAAAGGCCTCAGATTACTAATTCTATTTATTGTGGGGATAGTCGTCGTCGCCTATTACGGACCCCAAATTAAAAACTACGTGGATCGAAGTCCCAAGTCGATTCCGTTCTCGCAATTTATGAATATGCTTGAACCCGACGGTTCTAAGCCGATCGGTAAACTTGTTAAGAACGCGAAAATACCCGGCTGCGAAAAATTGATTATGGAACGGGATGTGGTGGAAGGCTGTTACGAACCTATGGATTCCACTTCCAAAGAACCCGTTCGTTTCCGCACGACCATTGCGCCTATCGACAAGGAACTTCTAACGTCTCTTCGTCGCTCTAATATGGATTTTGAATTCGTTTCCGCCGAAGACGGTCGCGGTTTCGGAATGTTGAGTTCCTTCTTACTATTAGGAATCGTTGCAATATTCGTATTTTATTTCTTTATAATGCGCCAAGTTCAATCGACCGGTAACAAGGCGTTTTCTTTCGGCAAATCGAAGGCTAAACTTACCGTCGATCCGAAAGTAAAAGTCAGCTTTGCGGACGTGGCAGGCTGCGAGGAAGCCAAAACCGAATTGGTCGAAATTATCGAGTTCCTAAAGGACCCGAAGAAATTTCAATCCATGGGAGCTCGCATTCCGACCGGAGTTCTGTTAATCGGTCCTCCTGGTACCGGTAAGACTTTATTAGCCAGGGCCGTCGCCGGTGAGGCCGGAGTTCCCTTCTTCAGTATTTCCGGCTCCGACTTTGTGGAGATGTTCGTCGGTGTGGGCGCATCCCGCGTTCGCGACCTCTTCGATCAAGGTAAGAAGAATTCTCCCTGTATCATTTTTATCGATGAGATAGATGCGGTCGGTCGCCTAAGAGGAGCCGGCTGGGGTGGGGGACACGACGAAAGAGAGCAGACCCTAAACCAAATGCTTGTAGAGATGGACGGTTTCGAAAAGAACGAAGGCGTAATCGTTATGGCCGCTACGAACCGCGCCGACGTGCTCGATCCGGCTCTATTAAGGCCAGGGCGTTTCGATCGTCAGGTAATGGTGGATCTTCCGGATTTAAACGGTCGGGAACAGATTTTGAAAGTTCACTCTAGAAAAGTTCCTTTGACTAGCGATATTTCTTTGAACTCGATCGCAAGAGGTACGCCCGGTTTTACCGGAGCGGACCTTTCTAACTTAATCAATGAGGCCGCTCTACTTGCCGCTCGTAAGAATAAGAAGCGAGTGACTCAAGATGAATTAGAGGAAGCTCGCGACAAGGTGATGATGGGTCCGGAACGTCGTTCTTTCTTTATTTCCGAAAAAGAGAAGGAAGTGATCGCCTACCACGAAGCGGGCCATGCGATTTTAGGAACCCTCTTAGCATATACGGAGCCGGTACATAAAGTCACCATCATTCCGAGAGGAAGAGCGCTCGGGTTAACTCAGTCTCTTCCGACGGAAGATAAGCATATTCATACGAAAGCGTATTGGCTGGACCAAATCGTAGTCTGTATGGGCGGCTTTATTGCGGAAGAATATAAATTCAAAATGACTTCGACCGGTTCTAGCAACGATATTCAACAAGCGACCAATATAGCTAGACGTATGGTTTGCGACTGGGGAATGTCCGAAAAACTCGGAACGATCAATTATGGTAGCGGGCATGAGAATCCCTTTGTCGGTCGGGATATGGGCCAAAGCAATAAAACGACTAGCGAAGAATTTGCGGCTTTGATAGATAAGGAAATCCGGGATATAGTTCAGACTTGTTTAAATAAAGGTCGTGAATTAGTAAGAAAGAATTCGGCTAAGTTTGAAAATCTTGCTAAGGCTCTTTTAGCGAAGGAAACGGTGAATCACGACGAGCTTATGGCTATCGTTCACCCGGCCAACGAGGAGCCGCGTAAAAAAACGGAAAAACCGGCTAAGAAAGAAAAATCTTCAGGAATTCCTACGAAACCGGCTTATTCAACCGGGGTGGAATGA